In Oncorhynchus clarkii lewisi isolate Uvic-CL-2024 chromosome 24, UVic_Ocla_1.0, whole genome shotgun sequence, one DNA window encodes the following:
- the LOC139382673 gene encoding proteoglycan 4-like, with protein MTLRPSDPQSLSPSVPQTLRPSAPQPLSPSAPQSLSPSVPQPLRPSDPQTLSPSDPQTLSPSDPQTLRPSDPQSLSPSVPQTLRPSDPQTLSPSDPQTLRPLAPQTLSPSDPQPLRPLAPQTLSPSAPQTLSPSDPQTLSPSDTQTINPQPLRPLAHQTLRPSDHQTLSPSDPQTLRPSAPQTLRPSAPQTLRPLFPQPLRPSDPYSLRPSDPQTLSPSDPQTLRPLVPQPLRPSDPQPLRPSDP; from the exons ATGACCCTGAG ACCATCAGAccctcagtccctcagtccctcagtccctcagACCCTCAGACCCTCAGCCCCTCAGCCCCTCAGTCCCTCAGCccctcagtccctcagtccctcagtccctcagCCCCTCAGACCCTCAGACCCTCAGACCCTCAGTCCCTCAGACCCTCAGACCCTCAGCCCCTCAGACCCTCAGACCCTCAGACCCTCAGAccctcagtccctcagtccctcagtccctcagACCCTCAGACCCTCAGACCCTCAGACCCTTAGCCCCTCAGACCCTCAGACCCTCAGACCCTTAGCCCCTCAGACCCTTAGTCCCTCAGACCCTCAGCCCCTCAGACCCTTAGCCCCTCAGACCCTCAGCCCCTCAGCCCCTCAGACCCTTAGTCCCTCAGACCCTCAGACCCTTAGTCCCTCAGACACTCAGACAATTA ACCCTCAGCCCCTCAGACCCTTAGCCCATCAGACCCTCAGACCCTCAGACCATCAGACCCTTAGTCCCTCAGACCCTCAGACCCTCAGACCCTCAGCCCCTCAGACCCTCAGACCCTCAGCCCCTCAGACCCTCAGACCCTTATTCCCTCAGCCCCTCAGACCCTCAGACCCTTATTCCCTCAGACCATCAGACCCTCAGACCCTTAGCCCATCAGACCCTCAGACCCTCAGACCCTTAGTCCCTCAGCCCCTCAGACCCTCAGACCCTCAGCCCCTCAGACCCTCAGACCCTTAG